One window from the genome of Oceanispirochaeta sp. encodes:
- a CDS encoding ABC transporter substrate-binding protein, with protein sequence MDRKIIFILLTLITMALPLSAAGQKDNISSPQTQPDQEEADNRSFSFTDSRGISRLYQEHPGTVISLGPNITETIFALERGNLLIGRTDFCDYPPEVKEITSIGSLMEPNMETIVNLNPDLVIASTHVSPEVLEKLESYGIPTVLVYGEESFQGMEDVISGCAILLDAELKGNEILADIRKRLKAVIESVEQNESPSRCYYALGFGAGGDWTAGGSTFIGELMTLAGGENIAFEQEGWSYSKEWLVEKQPEVIILNRGMKKEFLSLPIYKDLEASRNNRVFEIDENILVRQGPRQIEALEELASIMVSGLDQP encoded by the coding sequence ATGGATAGGAAGATTATTTTCATTCTATTAACACTGATAACAATGGCTCTGCCTTTGTCCGCTGCCGGCCAGAAGGATAATATATCCAGCCCTCAGACTCAACCTGACCAGGAAGAAGCTGATAATAGATCTTTCAGTTTCACCGATTCCCGCGGTATCAGCCGTCTCTATCAGGAGCATCCAGGGACCGTCATTTCACTGGGACCCAATATCACAGAAACTATTTTTGCCCTGGAGAGGGGAAATCTCCTGATCGGCCGGACCGATTTCTGCGACTACCCTCCCGAAGTCAAGGAGATAACCAGCATCGGAAGCCTGATGGAACCAAATATGGAAACCATTGTGAACCTGAATCCCGATCTGGTCATAGCCTCGACTCATGTCTCGCCTGAAGTTCTGGAAAAACTGGAATCCTACGGGATTCCGACGGTGCTGGTGTATGGGGAAGAGAGTTTTCAAGGCATGGAAGATGTAATATCAGGCTGTGCCATCCTCCTGGATGCTGAATTAAAGGGAAATGAGATTCTTGCAGATATCCGCAAACGTCTTAAAGCAGTGATTGAATCAGTGGAGCAGAATGAATCCCCTTCCCGCTGCTATTATGCCCTTGGATTCGGTGCCGGGGGAGACTGGACTGCCGGAGGGAGCACATTTATCGGCGAATTGATGACCCTCGCCGGTGGAGAAAATATCGCCTTTGAGCAGGAAGGCTGGTCCTATTCAAAAGAGTGGCTGGTGGAGAAACAGCCTGAAGTCATCATCCTGAACAGGGGTATGAAAAAAGAGTTCCTCTCTCTTCCCATATACAAGGATCTGGAAGCCTCACGCAACAACAGAGTCTTCGAAATTGATGAAAACATACTTGTCCGCCAGGGACCCCGGCAAATTGAGGCCCTGGAAGAGTTGGCAAGTATCATGGTCTCCGGCCTTGATCAGCCCTGA